A part of Paenibacillus donghaensis genomic DNA contains:
- a CDS encoding M15 family metallopeptidase: protein MKKRYGNTSLRVLLLLLSIGMITAGPQLASAAYSGSSADKVLQQMGLEKQRAFPQGFVYLDEVIPTAEYEIRYYGDNNFVGRRIDGYKAPLAIYSSKGAAALKAVSDELEPKGYILKIHDAYRPQQAVNHFVRWSQNAADLKMKAQYYPALDKRNLFKLGFIARKSGHSRGSTIDLTLADAKSGEELDMGSPYDFFGSISYYETKLITPAQQRNRAILKNAMVKHGFKPYSKEWWHFTLVKEPFPQQYFNFKVE from the coding sequence ATGAAAAAGCGGTACGGCAACACAAGCCTCCGGGTGCTCTTGCTCCTGCTGTCCATAGGGATGATAACGGCTGGACCTCAGCTGGCCTCTGCCGCTTACAGCGGATCATCCGCCGATAAAGTGCTGCAGCAGATGGGGCTTGAGAAGCAGCGGGCCTTCCCGCAGGGGTTTGTCTATCTGGATGAGGTAATCCCAACAGCGGAATACGAAATCCGATACTACGGCGACAATAACTTTGTAGGCAGACGGATTGACGGCTATAAGGCGCCGCTGGCGATTTATTCCAGCAAGGGAGCAGCGGCACTGAAGGCGGTAAGCGATGAGCTGGAACCCAAAGGCTACATTCTCAAGATTCATGATGCCTACCGGCCGCAGCAGGCAGTCAATCATTTTGTCCGCTGGTCGCAGAATGCAGCGGATCTGAAGATGAAGGCGCAGTATTATCCGGCACTGGATAAGCGCAATTTGTTCAAGCTTGGCTTCATCGCCCGCAAATCCGGCCATTCCAGAGGCAGCACGATTGATCTCACCCTGGCGGATGCGAAGAGTGGAGAGGAGCTGGACATGGGCAGCCCGTATGATTTTTTCGGCAGCATTTCTTATTATGAGACGAAGCTGATCACACCCGCCCAGCAGCGAAATCGTGCCATTCTGAAGAATGCGATGGTCAAGCACGGCTTTAAGCCTTACAGCAAGGAATGGTGGCATTTCACACTGGTGAAGGAACCTTTCCCGCAGCAGTATTTCAATTTCAAGGTGGAATAA
- a CDS encoding TetR/AcrR family transcriptional regulator, whose protein sequence is MTHDRTQTESTVDKDTKQIILEATVELIREEGFGCATLRKIASRANTNLALVNYYFGSKDQLLSDAMRMLISTFDEVFAALEDPAMGPKERLKHFFVALLGKVQQYPGLVRKMMDQTQHIIGSHTEYSRYWKVMRVQQMHAVLTEITGETEESRLSTMLVQLYGAAIFSLTLSSCPNTDEGEKLPLGFTLLSVTEQIDELIERYFYQYK, encoded by the coding sequence ATGACTCATGACAGAACCCAGACGGAATCAACGGTAGATAAAGATACGAAACAAATTATTCTGGAAGCTACGGTGGAGTTAATCCGGGAAGAAGGGTTTGGCTGCGCAACGCTGCGCAAAATTGCCAGCCGCGCCAACACGAATCTTGCGCTGGTGAATTATTATTTTGGTTCCAAGGACCAATTACTTTCCGACGCGATGCGAATGCTGATCTCCACCTTTGACGAAGTCTTTGCAGCGCTGGAGGACCCGGCTATGGGGCCCAAGGAGCGGCTTAAGCATTTTTTTGTTGCTCTCCTGGGCAAGGTGCAGCAGTATCCCGGATTGGTCCGCAAGATGATGGATCAGACACAGCATATTATTGGCTCGCACACCGAATACAGCCGATACTGGAAGGTGATGCGGGTTCAGCAGATGCATGCCGTCCTGACGGAGATCACCGGAGAAACAGAGGAGAGCAGACTGTCTACCATGCTGGTTCAGCTCTATGGGGCGGCTATATTCAGCTTGACCCTAAGCAGCTGTCCGAACACGGATGAAGGAGAGAAGCTTCCCTTGGGATTCACCCTGCTCTCCGTTACAGAGCAAATTGATGAATTGATTGAGCGTTATTTCTATCAGTATAAGTAA
- a CDS encoding MDR family MFS transporter yields MSNLNTTHNTAEEQPFSLKAIIPPLLAIIVGMIMVILDGTVVNVAVPKLVEYFSTDLKTIQWAITGYTLALAAVIPLAGYMTDRFGSKQVFLVTVGMFVLGSILCSFAQTSGQLILFRIIQGLGGGMVAPIGLAMVFRLAPLERRGSIMGMLGIPMLLAPALGPVLSGWLIEYVSWHWIFLINLPIGIVGIILGIKYLPKTEKKGKAHLDLFGIILAPIAFSMLAYGVNEGGGGSWSSTSTIVGLSVGGVALILFIIVELLHKHPLLELRVFRSSDFTRGIILTWVTQAALFGSMLFVPLYLQQIRNFTPLETGLILLPQALSSGIGMPLGGRLFDKIGARPLAFVGLSIISTALFLLSGITVDTGLPFIMMCLAFMGLGMGLSMMPLNTHVLNSAPKELVGRVTPLTAAAQQVVVSFAVAGMTGYLTSQIAVHSTELVQGGNPLSAAVLGFNDVFFLAGCIAVAGVVISIILRKPKAAAKPSPEDGHAGEPAVMIH; encoded by the coding sequence GTGTCAAATCTAAACACAACCCATAACACAGCCGAGGAGCAGCCTTTCTCGCTGAAGGCCATTATTCCGCCTCTACTGGCAATTATCGTAGGGATGATTATGGTTATTCTGGATGGAACGGTCGTTAACGTAGCTGTACCCAAGCTGGTGGAGTATTTCTCTACCGATCTGAAGACTATTCAATGGGCAATTACCGGGTATACGCTGGCGCTCGCTGCGGTTATACCGCTTGCCGGCTATATGACTGACCGGTTTGGCTCGAAGCAGGTATTTCTCGTCACTGTAGGTATGTTCGTGTTAGGTTCAATTCTATGCTCGTTCGCGCAGACCTCCGGTCAGCTGATCCTCTTCCGTATCATCCAGGGACTGGGCGGAGGCATGGTGGCGCCGATCGGCCTTGCCATGGTATTCCGGCTGGCGCCGCTGGAGCGCAGAGGTTCAATCATGGGTATGCTGGGCATTCCGATGCTGCTTGCTCCCGCACTGGGACCGGTGCTGTCGGGCTGGCTGATTGAATATGTGAGCTGGCATTGGATCTTCCTGATCAACCTGCCAATCGGGATCGTTGGGATAATTCTGGGGATTAAATATCTGCCGAAGACGGAGAAGAAGGGCAAAGCGCATCTGGATCTGTTCGGCATCATTCTGGCGCCGATTGCGTTCTCTATGCTGGCATACGGTGTGAACGAAGGCGGAGGCGGCAGTTGGTCCTCAACCTCGACGATTGTAGGATTGTCTGTCGGTGGCGTTGCGCTGATCCTGTTCATCATCGTGGAACTGCTGCATAAGCACCCGCTGCTGGAGCTGCGGGTCTTCCGCTCCTCCGACTTCACACGCGGTATCATCTTGACCTGGGTTACCCAGGCCGCACTGTTCGGGTCGATGCTGTTTGTACCGCTGTATCTGCAGCAGATTCGTAATTTCACACCGCTGGAAACCGGACTGATCCTGCTTCCACAAGCCTTATCCTCCGGGATAGGCATGCCGCTCGGCGGACGGCTGTTTGACAAGATTGGGGCACGTCCCTTGGCGTTCGTCGGACTTAGCATCATCTCGACTGCACTGTTCCTGCTCTCCGGCATCACGGTCGATACCGGCCTGCCGTTCATCATGATGTGTCTGGCCTTCATGGGTCTGGGTATGGGCTTGTCGATGATGCCGCTGAACACTCATGTGCTGAACTCGGCACCGAAGGAACTGGTCGGACGGGTCACACCGCTGACTGCGGCTGCCCAGCAGGTCGTTGTGTCCTTCGCCGTTGCGGGCATGACCGGTTACCTGACCAGCCAGATCGCGGTGCATTCCACGGAGCTGGTGCAGGGCGGCAATCCGTTATCTGCCGCTGTGCTTGGCTTCAATGATGTGTTCTTCCTGGCTGGCTGCATTGCCGTGGCCGGGGTGGTAATCAGCATCATTCTGCGCAAGCCGAAAGCAGCAGCGAAACCATCTCCCGAAGATGGACATGCCGGGGAACCTGCGGTGATGATTCATTAA